From the Brachyspira suanatina genome, one window contains:
- a CDS encoding CHC2 zinc finger domain-containing protein — protein MYKSADDIKKQYSIIDIAIRLGLNIDRNNKAICPFHNDKNPSLSFNIKDNYYHCFSCGASGDNIKLVMELLKCSFNEAIIFITGNDYKSIKYNNKDYIKENKVVKVTIIEENYSDIYNRFIDLLDNEEALYYLKNRCITEKQVIENKIKNIPKDRKKQFFIINELLKHYSEENLIKSGILSKNKENNNLYLFHYRHRLIIPYFDTDIQNINSVQGRNIDNEEIKPKYLFNRNAKDSIYNIHKLSDIKDLIICEGAIDALSLERLGYCSIALAGVSKVNLLEKYDILKKYNIYSFSDNDNAGKQLIKDIYNIDNYKGSFVINSFTANNDIKDINELLIKSNIKSFKINNIEYNYFEMPNDKICILDYYIFTKNELQYIKNKKDFNKSLYLLSLDKKRLTEKEYKLKYGEIN, from the coding sequence ATGTACAAATCTGCAGATGATATAAAAAAGCAATATTCTATTATTGATATAGCTATTCGATTAGGTTTGAATATTGATAGAAATAATAAAGCAATATGTCCGTTTCATAATGATAAAAATCCAAGTTTATCATTCAATATAAAAGATAATTATTATCACTGTTTCAGCTGCGGAGCTAGCGGCGACAATATAAAATTAGTGATGGAATTACTTAAATGCAGTTTTAATGAAGCTATTATATTTATTACTGGAAATGATTATAAGTCTATAAAATATAATAATAAAGATTATATTAAAGAAAATAAAGTAGTTAAAGTAACTATAATAGAAGAAAATTATTCAGATATATATAATAGATTTATAGATTTACTTGATAATGAAGAAGCTTTATATTACTTAAAAAATAGATGTATAACAGAAAAACAAGTAATAGAAAATAAAATCAAAAATATACCTAAAGATAGAAAAAAACAATTTTTTATTATAAATGAATTATTAAAACATTATAGTGAAGAAAATCTAATAAAAAGCGGTATTTTATCAAAAAATAAAGAAAATAATAATTTATATTTATTTCATTATAGGCATAGACTCATTATACCGTATTTTGATACAGATATACAAAATATTAATTCTGTTCAAGGAAGAAATATAGATAATGAAGAGATAAAACCTAAATATTTATTCAATAGAAATGCCAAAGATTCAATATATAATATTCATAAATTATCAGATATTAAAGACTTAATTATATGTGAAGGTGCTATTGATGCATTATCATTAGAGCGTTTAGGATACTGTTCAATAGCATTAGCTGGGGTTTCTAAAGTAAATTTATTAGAAAAATATGATATATTAAAAAAATATAATATATACAGTTTTTCTGATAATGATAATGCTGGAAAACAACTAATAAAAGATATATATAATATTGATAATTATAAAGGAAGTTTTGTAATAAACAGCTTTACTGCTAACAATGATATAAAAGATATTAATGAATTATTAATAAAATCTAATATAAAAAGTTTTAAAATAAATAATATAGAGTATAATTATTTTGAAATGCCTAATGATAAAATATGCATATTAGACTATTATATTTTTACTAAAAATGAGTTACAATATATAAAAAATAAGAAGGACTTTAATAAATCATTATATTTACTTAGTTTGGATAAAAAGAGATTAACAGAAAAAGAATATAAATTAAAGTATGGAGAAATAAATTGA
- the rfbB gene encoding dTDP-glucose 4,6-dehydratase, whose product MRQFNNILITGGCGFIGSNFIRYILQKTDYNGNIINIDALTYAGNRENLLDIEEQYKGRYFFEKVNICDDKKINEIFNKYNPNCIVHFAAESHVDRSIYGPKDFIETNIMGTFILLEAARKLWENNKENKLFHHISTDEVYGSLGETGYFYETTPYDPRSPYSSSKASSDHIVKAYYHTYDLPVTISNCSNNYGPYQFPEKLIPLMISNIVEEKDLPVYGDGKNIRDWIFVEDHNNAVLDIIYKGRIGETYNIGGENEITNIDMVNILCEKLAVKMNKEKDYYKKLIKFVKDRAGHDRRYAINCDKIKNELGWKRNYDFNTAIELTIDWYLNNKKWIDNIKSGEYKKWIELNYSSK is encoded by the coding sequence ATGAGACAATTTAATAATATTTTAATAACAGGCGGATGCGGTTTTATTGGATCAAATTTTATAAGATATATATTACAAAAAACAGATTATAATGGCAATATTATAAATATAGATGCTTTAACTTATGCAGGAAACAGAGAAAACTTACTTGATATAGAAGAACAATATAAAGGCAGATATTTTTTTGAAAAAGTCAATATTTGCGATGATAAAAAAATAAATGAAATATTCAATAAATATAATCCAAATTGTATAGTTCATTTTGCAGCTGAAAGTCATGTAGACCGCTCAATATATGGTCCTAAAGATTTTATTGAAACTAATATAATGGGTACTTTTATTTTATTAGAAGCAGCCCGCAAATTATGGGAAAATAACAAAGAAAATAAATTATTTCACCATATAAGTACAGATGAAGTTTATGGATCTTTAGGCGAAACTGGATATTTTTATGAAACAACACCTTATGATCCTAGAAGTCCTTACTCATCATCAAAAGCTTCAAGCGATCATATTGTAAAAGCATATTATCATACTTATGATTTACCTGTTACAATATCCAATTGCAGCAACAATTACGGACCTTATCAATTCCCTGAAAAATTAATACCTTTAATGATTTCTAATATAGTAGAAGAAAAAGATCTTCCTGTTTATGGAGATGGTAAAAACATAAGAGATTGGATATTTGTTGAAGATCATAACAATGCTGTACTTGATATAATATATAAAGGTAGGATAGGGGAGACTTATAATATCGGCGGAGAAAACGAGATTACTAATATTGATATGGTAAATATATTATGCGAAAAATTAGCCGTTAAGATGAATAAAGAAAAAGATTATTATAAAAAACTTATTAAATTTGTAAAAGACAGAGCAGGTCATGATAGAAGATATGCTATTAACTGCGATAAAATAAAAAATGAATTAGGCTGGAAAAGAAATTATGATTTTAATACTGCTATAGAACTTACTATAGATTGGTATTTAAATAATAAAAAATGGATAGATAATATTAAAAGCGGAGAATATAAAAAGTGGATTGAGTTAAATTACTCATCTAAATAA
- a CDS encoding rhamnan synthesis F family protein, with protein MTNKKILAIFAGYDKDNIIDDYVVYYIKELKKIADIIYVSDCNMSDNELKKINDYCINIINGRHEEYDFGSYKRGYLYAKENNLLQNYDKIIFCNDSCYGPFFDLKNIINKMTDYDFGVLYISKDLKIAEHDYITSFFIIIDKKIYNTDFFNNFIDNIKKEEDKMDIIKKYEFGLSKLMLDNNIELKSLFNDNGEFNRPYFNPLALIEEGFPLLKRHVLEKKVTVPLNIDELTNIIKIIKNNYDIKLIVNHLNRVADKEQIKYLFQKYKPYKKTFIHEKIFSLFTRYSPSGKYQTVYKFFNSISVSIDKPIKDSYIETDYKDFNFLLKI; from the coding sequence ATGACAAATAAAAAAATATTAGCTATATTTGCAGGATATGACAAAGATAACATTATAGATGATTATGTAGTGTATTATATAAAAGAGTTAAAAAAAATAGCTGATATCATTTATGTATCCGATTGCAATATGTCAGATAATGAATTAAAAAAAATTAATGACTACTGCATAAATATCATTAATGGCCGTCATGAAGAATATGATTTTGGATCTTACAAAAGAGGATATTTATATGCTAAAGAAAATAATCTTTTGCAAAACTATGATAAAATAATTTTTTGCAATGATTCTTGCTATGGTCCTTTCTTTGATTTAAAAAATATAATAAATAAAATGACTGATTATGATTTCGGAGTATTATATATAAGTAAAGATTTAAAAATAGCTGAACATGATTATATAACAAGCTTTTTTATTATAATAGATAAAAAAATATATAATACAGATTTTTTTAATAATTTTATAGACAATATAAAAAAAGAAGAAGATAAAATGGATATCATAAAAAAATATGAATTTGGTCTTTCAAAATTAATGCTTGATAATAATATAGAATTAAAAAGCTTATTTAATGATAATGGAGAATTTAACAGGCCATACTTTAATCCATTAGCTCTAATAGAAGAAGGTTTTCCATTATTAAAAAGGCATGTATTAGAAAAAAAAGTAACAGTTCCTTTAAATATAGATGAACTAACAAATATTATAAAAATAATAAAAAATAATTACGATATAAAATTAATAGTTAATCATTTAAACAGAGTTGCTGATAAAGAACAAATTAAATATTTATTTCAAAAATATAAACCATATAAAAAAACATTTATTCATGAAAAAATTTTCTCCTTATTTACTAGATATTCTCCATCAGGGAAATATCAAACAGTATATAAATTCTTTAATTCAATAAGTGTATCAATAGATAAACCAATAAAAGATTCTTATATAGAAACTGACTATAAAGATTTTAACTTCTTACTTAAGATATAA
- a CDS encoding peptide ABC transporter substrate-binding protein — MVKYSNIHKYYVLKTVIYILFIIFIMISCQKTDINKKEIIVNLFTEPLTIDPSLNTDSWPASYMLHNFEGLVKKDENNNIIPGVAESWNISEDGLIYTIKLRTNAKWSDGKTVTSHDFVYTYQRIVNPKTAAKFSYFLDPIKNAKSIYEGKKNIDTLGVKALDDYTLEIYLETPTAYFLDLLAFPTYLPVRKDIIEKYGDKWTLNPESYIGNGPFKMIERKIDDKLVLERNTYYWDTNNIKLNKITFLLSDDYNLSLSGILNNKLNFSKYVSRKNLDFIKENNILTTKQMLATYCYRINNTNEVLNDIRVREALNLAIDRNYLVETITKLNEKPANAFVAYGINDYEGNFRENGKNYFDISKEGYSNNVIKAKKLLEEAGYSNKKFPPLSITIASEEKDIEIAEAIQNMLKENLNIDTIINKYDFGTYLSYMHSRNFELAMYSWYGDFNDPINFLLPFESTSFQNYGSFINEKYDNYIQIAITNHNNKYRMEVLHKAEDILIENYSIIPLYFINEAFLISTNIKNIEYDPMGMVRFIHSYIE; from the coding sequence ATGGTAAAATATTCAAACATACATAAGTACTATGTGTTAAAAACAGTAATATATATATTATTCATTATTTTCATAATGATTTCCTGTCAAAAAACAGATATAAATAAAAAAGAAATAATTGTAAATTTATTTACTGAACCTTTAACTATTGATCCAAGCTTAAACACAGATAGTTGGCCAGCTAGTTATATGCTACATAACTTTGAAGGATTAGTAAAAAAGGATGAAAATAATAATATTATACCTGGGGTAGCTGAAAGTTGGAATATAAGCGAAGATGGATTAATATATACTATAAAATTAAGAACAAATGCCAAATGGAGCGATGGTAAAACTGTAACATCTCATGATTTTGTTTATACATATCAAAGAATTGTTAATCCTAAAACAGCAGCAAAATTTAGCTATTTCTTAGATCCTATAAAAAATGCTAAATCTATATATGAAGGTAAAAAAAATATAGATACATTAGGAGTAAAAGCATTAGATGATTACACTTTAGAAATATACCTAGAAACCCCTACAGCATATTTTTTAGATTTACTAGCTTTTCCAACATATTTACCTGTAAGAAAAGATATAATAGAAAAATATGGAGATAAATGGACTTTAAATCCTGAAAGCTACATAGGAAATGGTCCTTTTAAGATGATAGAAAGAAAAATAGACGATAAATTAGTTTTAGAAAGAAATACTTATTATTGGGATACCAATAATATAAAATTGAACAAAATTACATTTTTATTATCAGATGATTACAATCTTAGTTTAAGTGGGATATTAAATAATAAATTAAATTTTTCAAAATATGTATCTAGAAAGAATTTAGATTTTATAAAAGAAAATAATATTCTAACAACAAAACAAATGTTAGCAACATATTGTTATCGTATAAATAATACAAATGAAGTTTTAAATGATATTAGAGTTAGAGAGGCTCTAAATTTAGCTATAGATAGAAATTATTTAGTAGAAACGATAACTAAATTAAATGAAAAGCCTGCTAATGCTTTTGTTGCATATGGGATAAATGATTATGAAGGAAATTTTAGAGAAAATGGAAAGAATTATTTTGATATATCAAAAGAAGGCTATTCTAATAATGTAATTAAAGCCAAAAAATTACTAGAAGAAGCAGGATATAGTAATAAAAAATTTCCTCCTTTAAGTATTACTATAGCATCTGAAGAAAAAGATATAGAAATAGCAGAAGCTATACAAAATATGTTAAAAGAAAATTTAAATATAGATACAATAATTAATAAATACGATTTTGGAACTTATTTATCATACATGCATAGTCGTAATTTTGAATTAGCTATGTATAGTTGGTATGGAGATTTTAATGATCCTATAAATTTTTTACTTCCTTTTGAAAGTACATCTTTTCAAAATTATGGATCTTTTATAAATGAAAAATATGATAACTATATACAAATTGCTATAACAAATCATAACAATAAATATAGGATGGAAGTACTTCATAAAGCTGAAGACATTTTAATAGAAAATTACAGTATTATACCTCTATATTTCATTAATGAAGCATTCTTAATTTCTACTAATATAAAAAACATAGAGTATGACCCTATGGGAATGGTTAGGTTTATACATTCTTATATAGAATAA
- the rfbD gene encoding dTDP-4-dehydrorhamnose reductase codes for MVWVIGKNGMLAKDILAAFDKNSIEYIATASDIDITNIDILNNFSKDKNINTIINCSAYTKVDLAEDEKDICYKVNGEGVKNITEIASNINADLIHFSTDYVFDGESNKPYTEEDKTNPINIYGKSKLEGENYALSYNKSMVMRVSWLYGINGNNFVKTMIKLMNSKESIKVVNDQFGSPTFTQDVSEAILNLINKSNYGLYHYTNNGNISWYNFANSIYKIGKEYNVINNDCQINPCTTEEYPTKAKRPKYSVLSVEKIKKYAKIYDYEYSLNNFFKLIK; via the coding sequence ATGGTTTGGGTTATTGGTAAAAATGGAATGCTTGCTAAAGATATACTTGCAGCATTCGATAAAAATAGTATAGAATATATTGCAACAGCTTCAGATATAGATATTACTAATATTGATATACTTAATAATTTTTCAAAAGATAAAAATATTAACACAATAATAAATTGTTCTGCATATACAAAAGTAGATTTGGCAGAAGATGAAAAAGATATTTGCTATAAAGTTAATGGGGAAGGTGTTAAAAACATTACAGAAATAGCTTCTAATATAAATGCTGATTTAATTCATTTTTCAACTGACTATGTATTTGACGGAGAAAGCAACAAGCCATATACAGAAGAAGATAAAACTAATCCAATAAATATTTACGGCAAAAGTAAATTAGAAGGTGAAAATTATGCTTTATCCTATAATAAATCAATGGTTATGAGAGTTTCTTGGCTATATGGAATTAACGGAAATAATTTTGTAAAAACTATGATTAAGTTGATGAATAGTAAAGAAAGCATAAAAGTGGTTAATGATCAATTTGGATCTCCTACTTTTACTCAAGATGTTTCTGAAGCAATTCTTAATTTAATTAATAAAAGCAATTATGGTCTTTATCATTATACTAACAATGGAAATATTTCTTGGTACAATTTTGCTAATAGTATATACAAAATTGGAAAAGAATATAATGTTATAAATAATGATTGTCAAATAAATCCATGCACTACTGAAGAATATCCAACCAAAGCTAAAAGACCAAAATACAGTGTTTTATCTGTAGAAAAAATCAAAAAATATGCTAAAATATATGATTATGAATACAGTTTAAATAATTTTTTTAAACTTATAAAATAA
- the rfbA gene encoding glucose-1-phosphate thymidylyltransferase RfbA, producing MKGIVLAGGSGTRLYPMTNVISKQLLPIYDKPMVYYPLSVLMLSGIRDILIISTENDTPLFKKLLKDGSQWGCNIEYAVQKAPNGLAEAFIIGESFIGKDNVSMILGDNIFFGQSFSHILGKSAKLEDGAVIFAYQVKDPERFGIVEIDKNYNALSIEEKPQKPKSNYAVTGLYFYDNDVVNISKNIKPSARGELEITDVNKIYLENKKLKVEILGRGFAWLDTGTRDSLLQAAQFVSAVENIEGMQIACLEEIAYNNKWIDASKIEETASKLKNSEYGKYLQGLIK from the coding sequence ATGAAAGGAATAGTATTAGCAGGAGGAAGCGGAACAAGGCTTTATCCTATGACAAATGTTATATCAAAACAATTACTTCCTATATATGATAAGCCTATGGTATACTATCCATTATCTGTTTTAATGCTATCAGGAATTAGAGATATACTTATAATATCAACAGAAAATGATACACCTCTTTTCAAAAAATTATTAAAAGACGGCAGTCAATGGGGTTGCAATATAGAATATGCTGTACAAAAGGCCCCTAATGGTCTAGCTGAAGCATTTATAATAGGGGAAAGTTTTATAGGAAAAGATAATGTATCTATGATATTAGGAGACAATATATTTTTTGGTCAAAGTTTTTCACATATATTGGGAAAAAGTGCAAAATTAGAAGACGGAGCTGTTATTTTTGCATATCAAGTAAAAGACCCAGAACGCTTTGGAATAGTAGAAATAGACAAAAATTATAATGCATTATCAATAGAAGAAAAGCCACAAAAACCTAAATCAAATTATGCGGTTACTGGTCTTTATTTTTATGATAATGATGTAGTAAATATTTCTAAAAATATTAAACCTTCTGCAAGAGGGGAATTAGAAATTACTGATGTTAATAAAATCTATTTAGAAAATAAAAAACTTAAAGTTGAAATATTAGGGCGCGGTTTTGCTTGGCTTGATACTGGAACTAGAGATAGTTTGCTTCAGGCAGCACAATTTGTTTCTGCTGTTGAAAATATAGAAGGAATGCAAATAGCATGTTTAGAAGAAATTGCCTATAATAATAAATGGATTGATGCTTCTAAAATAGAAGAAACTGCATCAAAATTAAAAAACTCAGAATATGGAAAATATTTACAAGGTTTAATAAAATAG
- the rfbC gene encoding dTDP-4-dehydrorhamnose 3,5-epimerase — MPFTFQKLDIDGLFIAEPKVFGDSRGYFLETYSEKDFFEVGIKEKFVQDNQSKSTKNVLRGLHYQKKYCQAKLVRVLEGEVFDVAVDLRNDSPTFGKYYGVLLTEKNKKQFFIPKGFAHGFIVLSESAVFAYKCSDFYHPEEEGGIIYNDKNINIDWTCDTKDVLVSDKDLKLPTFDKNKKYFSLDGNWIGE, encoded by the coding sequence ATGCCATTTACTTTTCAAAAATTAGATATAGATGGACTTTTCATAGCTGAGCCAAAAGTTTTTGGAGATTCCAGAGGTTATTTTCTAGAAACTTATAGTGAAAAAGATTTTTTTGAAGTAGGAATTAAAGAAAAATTTGTGCAGGATAATCAATCAAAATCTACAAAAAATGTATTGAGAGGGCTTCATTATCAGAAGAAATATTGTCAGGCTAAATTGGTTAGAGTATTAGAAGGTGAAGTTTTCGATGTTGCTGTAGATTTAAGAAATGATTCTCCTACATTTGGAAAATATTATGGTGTATTATTAACTGAAAAAAATAAAAAGCAGTTTTTTATTCCTAAAGGTTTTGCACATGGCTTTATTGTTTTAAGCGAATCAGCTGTTTTTGCTTATAAATGTTCAGACTTTTATCACCCTGAAGAAGAAGGCGGAATAATATATAATGATAAAAATATCAATATAGATTGGACTTGCGATACTAAAGATGTATTAGTGTCTGATAAAGATTTAAAATTACCAACATTCGACAAAAACAAAAAATATTTTTCATTAGATGGAAATTGGATTGGAGAATAA
- a CDS encoding ATP-grasp fold amidoligase family protein, whose product MYDLEFKKEFLKQQYKNIMGEELNLENPKKYAEKLQWLKLYYHDPLMTKCADKYLVRKYIKETIGEDYLIPLIGVWDRVEDINFNLLPNQFVLKTNWGSGQNIIVEDKNKLDIEETKNKLNNWLKPTSNHYYFSYEWPYKYIKPKIIANYYIENFNKKSHEYSIYSFNGNPRIIHLIINLHTPHLKSNIYDLEWNKLDIQYNFPNIEYDIKKPEYLDKLLSLSKQLASNFPLSRIDFTTENDKIYFVEITFFPNAGFIKFNDKKWDDYYSNFLTLPKEKKMDYDFVDRDTLLNQINNLEPIVKQYKDLEYNFNFANNTINTLNNKLDNLNNYINKQNEEFKLNINWFSLLSILGIHLFAVSNNSHYIRLTILGIKLTFKVNEESINKIAWWIPIKSLRNNFRKKFQI is encoded by the coding sequence ATGTATGATTTAGAATTTAAAAAAGAATTTTTAAAACAGCAATATAAAAATATTATGGGTGAAGAACTTAATTTAGAAAATCCTAAAAAATATGCTGAAAAATTACAATGGCTTAAATTATACTATCATGATCCTTTAATGACTAAATGTGCTGACAAATATTTAGTACGTAAATATATAAAAGAAACTATTGGAGAGGATTATCTTATACCATTAATAGGAGTATGGGATAGAGTAGAAGACATAAATTTTAATTTACTTCCAAATCAATTTGTATTAAAAACAAATTGGGGAAGCGGTCAAAATATAATAGTTGAAGATAAAAATAAATTGGATATAGAAGAAACTAAAAATAAGTTAAATAATTGGTTAAAACCAACATCTAACCATTATTATTTTTCATACGAATGGCCATATAAATACATAAAGCCTAAAATAATAGCAAATTATTATATAGAAAATTTCAATAAAAAATCACATGAATATAGTATATATTCTTTTAATGGAAACCCTCGTATAATACATTTAATTATTAATTTGCATACACCTCATTTAAAATCTAATATTTATGATCTAGAATGGAATAAACTGGATATACAATATAATTTTCCAAATATAGAATATGATATAAAAAAACCTGAATATTTAGATAAATTATTATCTTTATCTAAACAATTGGCCTCTAACTTTCCATTGTCAAGAATAGATTTTACAACAGAAAATGATAAAATTTATTTTGTAGAAATAACATTTTTTCCTAATGCTGGTTTCATAAAGTTTAATGATAAGAAATGGGATGATTATTACAGCAACTTTTTAACGCTACCAAAAGAAAAGAAAATGGACTATGATTTTGTAGATAGAGATACATTATTAAATCAAATAAATAATTTAGAGCCTATAGTAAAACAATATAAAGATTTAGAATATAACTTTAACTTTGCTAATAATACAATAAATACATTAAATAATAAATTGGATAATTTAAATAACTATATTAATAAACAAAATGAAGAATTCAAACTTAATATAAATTGGTTCAGCTTATTAAGTATATTAGGAATACATTTATTTGCAGTTTCAAATAATTCTCATTATATAAGATTAACTATACTAGGAATAAAATTAACATTTAAAGTTAATGAAGAAAGTATTAATAAAATAGCATGGTGGATACCAATTAAAAGCTTAAGAAATAATTTTAGAAAGAAATTTCAAATATAA
- a CDS encoding rhamnan synthesis F family protein, with amino-acid sequence MKRLAIFAGYDKDNIIDDYVVYYIKELKKIADIIYVSDCNILENELAKISEYCINIINGRHGEYDFGSYKRGYIYAKENNILQNYDYLILCNDSCYGPFFNFQKIVENIESKNSDIWGIFKYLKDIDFEEHLQSYFLAMTKNIFLSNWYSSFLLSVKKEENKKDIIKKYEIGMSILFKNHNCSMSSFLDSSFIENPSNNSIPSVYALEAISYGFPLLKIAIFGEPTFFFLNKEKIKKIFKIIQPYDKNIIINHLNRTMKKENIKYLFPKFKTKQVHIFSKSFLNISFQYSVSGKFQIAFFLFNKLKITIDFPKSISYNKTNYNDFNFLLEE; translated from the coding sequence ATGAAAAGATTAGCTATATTTGCAGGATATGATAAAGACAATATTATAGATGATTATGTTGTTTATTATATTAAAGAATTAAAAAAAATAGCGGATATTATTTATGTATCCGATTGTAATATACTAGAAAATGAACTAGCAAAAATATCAGAGTATTGTATCAATATTATTAATGGTCGTCATGGTGAATATGATTTCGGCTCTTATAAAAGAGGGTACATATACGCCAAAGAAAATAATATACTTCAAAATTATGATTATTTAATACTTTGTAATGATTCTTGTTACGGTCCTTTTTTTAACTTTCAAAAAATAGTAGAAAATATAGAAAGTAAAAATAGTGATATTTGGGGTATATTTAAATATTTGAAAGACATTGATTTTGAAGAACATTTACAAAGCTATTTTTTAGCTATGACAAAAAATATATTTTTATCAAATTGGTACAGTAGTTTTTTACTTTCTGTGAAAAAAGAAGAAAATAAAAAAGATATTATAAAAAAATATGAAATTGGTATGAGTATACTTTTTAAAAATCATAACTGTTCAATGTCATCTTTTTTGGATTCATCTTTTATAGAAAATCCTTCAAATAATAGTATTCCATCTGTATATGCTCTAGAAGCTATAAGCTATGGATTTCCTTTATTAAAGATAGCTATATTTGGAGAACCTACTTTTTTCTTTTTAAATAAAGAAAAAATAAAGAAAATATTTAAAATTATACAACCTTATGATAAAAATATAATAATTAATCATTTAAATAGAACAATGAAGAAAGAAAATATTAAATATCTTTTTCCTAAATTCAAAACAAAACAAGTTCATATTTTTTCTAAAAGTTTTCTCAATATATCTTTTCAATACTCTGTATCAGGAAAATTTCAAATAGCATTTTTTTTATTTAATAAATTAAAAATTACAATAGATTTTCCTAAAAGTATATCATATAATAAAACAAATTATAATGATTTTAATTTTCTCTTAGAGGAATAA
- a CDS encoding tyrosine-type recombinase/integrase, which translates to MNNKIMLTNNQIQNLKNVFGEAYTNVIRQYYKNNENLSYESIIKFLKENKKTKSNATIALYKAALKKLIKYQVKDLNKKAIIDSAFSEIKITKRDNTITQEKIVSKDIVNKMIKLSNEKNKLIIQTLYSTGLRVSELINIKKKDCKKTIEDNITYISVSVIGKGNKERKIKLKIELYNEILKTFQGKIYLFETKNKRAFTRQYIYKIVNTAGLKALGTRQVHPHTLRHSFATHLLIKDNKSLKAVSKYLGHSSTAITSDFYIHDELSIKDLIKF; encoded by the coding sequence ATGAATAATAAAATTATGTTAACTAACAATCAGATACAAAATTTAAAAAATGTATTTGGAGAAGCTTATACTAATGTCATCAGACAATACTATAAAAATAATGAAAACTTAAGCTATGAAAGTATTATAAAGTTTTTAAAAGAAAATAAAAAAACTAAATCTAATGCAACTATAGCATTATATAAAGCTGCATTAAAGAAACTAATAAAATATCAAGTAAAAGATTTAAATAAAAAAGCTATAATAGATAGTGCATTTTCTGAAATAAAAATAACTAAAAGAGATAATACAATAACTCAAGAAAAAATAGTATCAAAAGATATAGTAAATAAAATGATAAAGTTATCTAATGAAAAAAATAAACTAATTATACAAACATTATATTCTACAGGATTAAGAGTTTCAGAATTAATAAATATAAAGAAAAAAGACTGTAAAAAAACTATAGAGGATAATATTACTTATATATCGGTATCAGTTATTGGAAAAGGAAATAAGGAAAGAAAAATAAAACTAAAGATAGAACTTTATAATGAAATATTAAAAACTTTTCAAGGAAAAATATATTTATTTGAAACTAAAAATAAAAGAGCTTTTACAAGACAATATATATATAAAATAGTTAATACTGCAGGATTAAAGGCATTAGGAACAAGACAGGTGCATCCTCATACATTAAGACATAGTTTTGCTACCCATTTACTTATAAAAGACAATAAAAGTTTAAAAGCTGTAAGTAAATATTTAGGACATAGTTCTACTGCTATAACTTCCGATTTTTATATTCATGATGAATTATCAATAAAAGACTTAATAAAATTTTAA